The following proteins come from a genomic window of Larimichthys crocea isolate SSNF chromosome III, L_crocea_2.0, whole genome shotgun sequence:
- the ctbp2a gene encoding C-terminal-binding protein 2a isoform X2 — protein sequence MWRQHFPGIRPQIMNGPMHPRPLVALLDGRDCTVEMPILKDLATVAFCDAQSTQEIHEKVLNEAVGAMMYHTITLTREDLEKFKALRIIIRIGSGYDNIDIKAAGELGIAVCNIPSAAVEETADSTLCHILNLYRRNTWLYQALREGTRVQSVEQIREVASGAARIRGETLGLIGFGRSGQAVAMRAKAFGFNVIFYDPYLQDGLERSLGVQRVYTLQDLLYQSDCVSLHCNLNEHNHHLINDFTIKQMRQGAFLVNSARGGLVDEKALAQALKEGRIRGAALDVHESEPFSFSQGPLKDAPNLICTPHTAWYSEQASLEMREAAATEIRRAITGRIPDSLRNCVNKEFFVTTAPWGMMEQQQPQVHPEINGAAYRFPPGVVGVAPGGIPGPMEGLVPGGVSIAHTLPPGTHPSQATSPNQPSKHGDTMREHMTEP from the exons ATGTGGAGACAGCATTTCCCAG gtatTCGGCCCCAGATTATGAATGGGCCTATGCACCCACGCCCCCTGGTGGCGCTGCTGGATGGGCGCGACTGCACCGTGGAGATGCCCATCCTCAAAGATCTGGCCACCGTGGCTTTCTGCGATGCCCAGTCCACACAGGAGATACATgaaaag GTGCTGAATGAGGCAGTAGGGGCCATGATGTACCACACTATCACCCTGACCAGAGAGGACCTGGAGAAGTTCAAGGCGCTGCGCATCATTATCCGCATTGGCAGCGGCTACGACAACATCGACATCAAGGCTGCCGGGGAGCTCG GCATCGCGGTATGTAATATTCCCTCAGCAGCTGTAGAAGAAACAGCAGACTCAACACTATGTCACATCCTCAACCTGTATCGACGAAACACCTGGCTGTACCAGGCTCTCCGTGAGGGCACGCGGGTCCAGAGCGTGGAGCAGATCCGGGAGGTGGCGTCGGGGGCGGCCAGGATCCGAGGAGAGACGCTTGGCCTCATAGGATTTG GTCGCTCAGGCCAGGCAGTGGCGATGCGGGCCAAGGCGTTTGGCTTCAACGTGATCTTCTACGACCCCTACCTCCAGGACGGCTTGGAGCGCTCACTGGGCGTTCAGCGAGTCTACACGCTCCAGGACCTGCTCTACCAGAGCGACTGCGTCTCCCTGCACTGCAACCTGAACGAACACAACCACCACCTCATCAACGACTTCACCATCAAACAG ATGCGTCAAGGTGCTTTCCTGGTCAACTCGGCACGGGGAGGTCTGGTGGATGAGAAAGCTTTGGCTCAGGCCCTGAAAGAAGGCAGGATACGGGGCGCCGCTCTGGACGTCCACGAGTCGGAGCCTTTCAG TTTTTCCCAAGGTCCCTTAAAAGACGCCCCTAACTTGATCTGCACACCCCACACCGCCTGGTACAGCGAGCAGGCATCACTAGAGATGAGAGAGGCCGCCGCCACAGAAATACGCAGAGCCATCACTG GCCGTATTCCTGACAGCCTCCGAAACTGCGTCAACAAAGAGTTCTTTGTCACCACGGCGCCCTGGGGGAtgatggagcagcagcagcctcaagTTCATCCTGAGATCAATGGTGCCGCCTACAG ATTCCCTCCTGGCGTGGTAGGCGTCGCCCCTGGCGGGATTCCCGGACCTATGGAGGGGTTGGTGCCTGGGGGAGTGTCCATTGCCCACACCCTGCCCCCTGGTACCCATCCGTCACAGGCCACCTCCCCCAACCAACCCTCCAAACATGGCGACACCATGAGAGAGCACATGACTGAGCCGtag
- the ctbp2a gene encoding C-terminal-binding protein 2a isoform X1: MALVDKHKVKRQRLDRICEGIRPQIMNGPMHPRPLVALLDGRDCTVEMPILKDLATVAFCDAQSTQEIHEKVLNEAVGAMMYHTITLTREDLEKFKALRIIIRIGSGYDNIDIKAAGELGIAVCNIPSAAVEETADSTLCHILNLYRRNTWLYQALREGTRVQSVEQIREVASGAARIRGETLGLIGFGRSGQAVAMRAKAFGFNVIFYDPYLQDGLERSLGVQRVYTLQDLLYQSDCVSLHCNLNEHNHHLINDFTIKQMRQGAFLVNSARGGLVDEKALAQALKEGRIRGAALDVHESEPFSFSQGPLKDAPNLICTPHTAWYSEQASLEMREAAATEIRRAITGRIPDSLRNCVNKEFFVTTAPWGMMEQQQPQVHPEINGAAYRFPPGVVGVAPGGIPGPMEGLVPGGVSIAHTLPPGTHPSQATSPNQPSKHGDTMREHMTEP, from the exons gtatTCGGCCCCAGATTATGAATGGGCCTATGCACCCACGCCCCCTGGTGGCGCTGCTGGATGGGCGCGACTGCACCGTGGAGATGCCCATCCTCAAAGATCTGGCCACCGTGGCTTTCTGCGATGCCCAGTCCACACAGGAGATACATgaaaag GTGCTGAATGAGGCAGTAGGGGCCATGATGTACCACACTATCACCCTGACCAGAGAGGACCTGGAGAAGTTCAAGGCGCTGCGCATCATTATCCGCATTGGCAGCGGCTACGACAACATCGACATCAAGGCTGCCGGGGAGCTCG GCATCGCGGTATGTAATATTCCCTCAGCAGCTGTAGAAGAAACAGCAGACTCAACACTATGTCACATCCTCAACCTGTATCGACGAAACACCTGGCTGTACCAGGCTCTCCGTGAGGGCACGCGGGTCCAGAGCGTGGAGCAGATCCGGGAGGTGGCGTCGGGGGCGGCCAGGATCCGAGGAGAGACGCTTGGCCTCATAGGATTTG GTCGCTCAGGCCAGGCAGTGGCGATGCGGGCCAAGGCGTTTGGCTTCAACGTGATCTTCTACGACCCCTACCTCCAGGACGGCTTGGAGCGCTCACTGGGCGTTCAGCGAGTCTACACGCTCCAGGACCTGCTCTACCAGAGCGACTGCGTCTCCCTGCACTGCAACCTGAACGAACACAACCACCACCTCATCAACGACTTCACCATCAAACAG ATGCGTCAAGGTGCTTTCCTGGTCAACTCGGCACGGGGAGGTCTGGTGGATGAGAAAGCTTTGGCTCAGGCCCTGAAAGAAGGCAGGATACGGGGCGCCGCTCTGGACGTCCACGAGTCGGAGCCTTTCAG TTTTTCCCAAGGTCCCTTAAAAGACGCCCCTAACTTGATCTGCACACCCCACACCGCCTGGTACAGCGAGCAGGCATCACTAGAGATGAGAGAGGCCGCCGCCACAGAAATACGCAGAGCCATCACTG GCCGTATTCCTGACAGCCTCCGAAACTGCGTCAACAAAGAGTTCTTTGTCACCACGGCGCCCTGGGGGAtgatggagcagcagcagcctcaagTTCATCCTGAGATCAATGGTGCCGCCTACAG ATTCCCTCCTGGCGTGGTAGGCGTCGCCCCTGGCGGGATTCCCGGACCTATGGAGGGGTTGGTGCCTGGGGGAGTGTCCATTGCCCACACCCTGCCCCCTGGTACCCATCCGTCACAGGCCACCTCCCCCAACCAACCCTCCAAACATGGCGACACCATGAGAGAGCACATGACTGAGCCGtag
- the ctbp2a gene encoding C-terminal-binding protein 2a isoform X3 codes for MALVDKHKVKRQRLDRICEGIRPQIMNGPMHPRPLVALLDGRDCTVEMPILKDLATVAFCDAQSTQEIHEKVLNEAVGAMMYHTITLTREDLEKFKALRIIIRIGSGYDNIDIKAAGELGIAVCNIPSAAVEETADSTLCHILNLYRRNTWLYQALREGTRVQSVEQIREVASGAARIRGETLGLIGFGRSGQAVAMRAKAFGFNVIFYDPYLQDGLERSLGVQRVYTLQDLLYQSDCVSLHCNLNEHNHHLINDFTIKQMRQGAFLVNSARGGLVDEKALAQALKEGRIRGAALDVHESEPFSFSQGPLKDAPNLICTPHTAWYSEQASLEMREAAATEIRRAITGRIPDSLRNCVNKEFFVTTAPWGMMEQQQPQVHPEINGAAYSRVNQTMVQAIATGGMQDKLYT; via the exons gtatTCGGCCCCAGATTATGAATGGGCCTATGCACCCACGCCCCCTGGTGGCGCTGCTGGATGGGCGCGACTGCACCGTGGAGATGCCCATCCTCAAAGATCTGGCCACCGTGGCTTTCTGCGATGCCCAGTCCACACAGGAGATACATgaaaag GTGCTGAATGAGGCAGTAGGGGCCATGATGTACCACACTATCACCCTGACCAGAGAGGACCTGGAGAAGTTCAAGGCGCTGCGCATCATTATCCGCATTGGCAGCGGCTACGACAACATCGACATCAAGGCTGCCGGGGAGCTCG GCATCGCGGTATGTAATATTCCCTCAGCAGCTGTAGAAGAAACAGCAGACTCAACACTATGTCACATCCTCAACCTGTATCGACGAAACACCTGGCTGTACCAGGCTCTCCGTGAGGGCACGCGGGTCCAGAGCGTGGAGCAGATCCGGGAGGTGGCGTCGGGGGCGGCCAGGATCCGAGGAGAGACGCTTGGCCTCATAGGATTTG GTCGCTCAGGCCAGGCAGTGGCGATGCGGGCCAAGGCGTTTGGCTTCAACGTGATCTTCTACGACCCCTACCTCCAGGACGGCTTGGAGCGCTCACTGGGCGTTCAGCGAGTCTACACGCTCCAGGACCTGCTCTACCAGAGCGACTGCGTCTCCCTGCACTGCAACCTGAACGAACACAACCACCACCTCATCAACGACTTCACCATCAAACAG ATGCGTCAAGGTGCTTTCCTGGTCAACTCGGCACGGGGAGGTCTGGTGGATGAGAAAGCTTTGGCTCAGGCCCTGAAAGAAGGCAGGATACGGGGCGCCGCTCTGGACGTCCACGAGTCGGAGCCTTTCAG TTTTTCCCAAGGTCCCTTAAAAGACGCCCCTAACTTGATCTGCACACCCCACACCGCCTGGTACAGCGAGCAGGCATCACTAGAGATGAGAGAGGCCGCCGCCACAGAAATACGCAGAGCCATCACTG GCCGTATTCCTGACAGCCTCCGAAACTGCGTCAACAAAGAGTTCTTTGTCACCACGGCGCCCTGGGGGAtgatggagcagcagcagcctcaagTTCATCCTGAGATCAATGGTGCCGCCTACAG CCGAGTGAACCAAACCATGGTACAGGCCATAGCAACGGGGGGAATGCAGGACAAATTATATACCTAA